The genomic DNA AGGAATCAAAAATAACCTTGCAACGAGGCAGTTGTATCCCTCTTAGATTGTTTGGTAAGCTGGTCAGGAGCGCTGAGTCATTTTTAAGAAACATGTAATTTTATCGCAGCTTTGCCCTGTATGCACTTTCACCTGGACACCAGTTTTGGTTAAGGTTCACTGAGAAAAACTAAGGCGACCATGAAGCATTCTTTACAAACTGAATACTCGCCCAATCTCTCtcataaaaattataaatatttgTTAATAAAAACCGACAGGGTGTGAAAAGAGTAATAATTGCCATCACACGTTTTCTAATCTACCAGCTTCTTCCAAggacaaaaacataaaaaaattaaacaaaagaaattgttattgttgttttttttaattcgtacTATCGTTATCTTTCTAGTTAAAGGAAACTAAATTAGCGTTAGTGTAGCTCACATTCAGCGAGCCGTTGTTATTTTACTAAACTGTGACATTCTGTATCAGTGCGTTTTTGTCGttagttttttaaagaaaaaagtgtgGAGGCTCTCCATTGCTGTTGATTTGAAGGTAAGTTGAGGtcatgaaagaaagaaaagcttaAAAATATGATTTCGGTAAAAATTTTCTATCACGATTTGGAAGGgcaaaacaacttttttaaCATCAAAGATCGTTCCATTAATCTCTAGCGGCTCAGTCCAAAAATCAGTAGTTTTGTGCAAAAACATTTCAATTTGCAATTCCAAGATATTTTCACCCACAGATTCACAGTTATAACCAACTTGCATGGCATGGAATATTACTTGCACTAAAGTGTAGCTATAGGGAGGAAGCTTTACCGTTAACCGTCACCTTTAACGGTATTATCCTCAGATTTAAGATCAGAATGATATGGCACAGAATAGTAAATACCACCCCAGGCAAGAAAGGCTCTTAGGCTTGGATGGTAACCCCTCACAATTTTGTCCAGAGATTTAGGAAGTTTATCGCACTAGTTCTAGGACTTATCAGTGGGAAGTAGATGTGGGATACTTTAATTATATGTTTTCGAggacaagaagaagaaaaaaacattagaACATTAAACTGAAACTTGAGTGTAACATGTAGGTTCTTACTACTTCTTGATTTGCCACTGTTGTTTTCTGATTAGCTGCTAAGACAGTCTTCATCAGAAATGAAAGTGACCGACCCTGCAAACGACTAGTCaaacaagttgaaaaaattTATTAACCTAATGTCCCTAATGTAAACTAATATTCATCAATTTTACGGTTTTCCTTATTTataattgattttaaaagaatatTACTCACTAGATTTGATAGTTTGATGACAGGGGAATCAGAAAGTAAAATCTGTCAATGAAAtgagtgaaattttttttaaaagacgtTAGATTCGATCACTtctaggaatttttttttttcaagtaatgATACACCCAGGTAAAAACAAGCGAGTCACTCATTCAATCTCTCTATAACTCTTGTCAATATTAGATTGTTTATTTAACGGAGACTGTGTTTACGACACCGGTACATGAAAGCTAGCTTTTAATAGCATTACTATTATAACCTTAACTTAGAGTGATATTATTTTGACTTACATCAAAGATCACCTGGCTCTAAAGGAAGAATGAAAGTTTCAGGAACACTGCTTCTTGGAATCCTTTACAGTTAAGTACGAATAATATATATGGGTTCAACTAttcttttttccatttgttAAGGGTGTGATAGCCAAGTGAAATTAAACATTTATTATGAAGGGCTTGGTTTTTCCTAGAAAGTCTTGCGTCAAAAAGGTCCTAAAGCGTAGTAACTTACATGTGCAGTTATAAGTTAAAATAGTGCTTCTTTGTGTTgaatttcctattgcagttattgGAACGCATGCAGGAGAAACAAATATCTGCAGAATTGAATGTGACGTGGCCTTCACCACTCTTGGCTGCTACAGAGATTCggtaaaattgcaagagagtaTATAGTTTTAATTACTGATTAGTCACATTTGAGTCAGGAGGTAGTTATTAATTGGCATTGGACGGTTTAAAAGAGGAAAGAAGTAATCTAGTCAAGAACAACAAGTAGTTAAGCTACACAAATTTTGTCCACATTAGtaacactggacgaaaaaacggatttactaATGTTTATGAAAGGTGAAAATATGTGGTAAATTTGCATTAGATTTGCGCTGTCGGCTAAAGTGTGGGCAAATACATATTTTGCAGTGGTGTTTGCTCTTGTTTCCCCAGGATACCAAAAGAGCACTATTGCATGTAGTTTACTCGTATTTGCCTTAAGAgccaaaaacaataaatttctaGACATTTGGTTGTATCATAAATTTGTACATTTGCATCATAATTATCCATATTTGCAAGGGGAGCAAATATAGTGACCTGCATAACATTTGCTTACAGACAAAGGTGATGTGCATGTGACATTTCCTATATATGTGACTCGTTTTGTGACTAAAGTAAATTTCTAATCTCAACTGTAACATTACAATGCTATGATAAAATTTTGTACACGCTGGGGTACCTCCGCCCAGAGGTCCAACCTCTTACATGCATCTCTTTGACTgtaaaggtacccctttcatgtACCTTTTATCAATTAAAGGCACCCCTTTCGCATATCTTATCAGGACCCTTCCTAACCTTGTTTCCTGTTAACTCTTGTAAATGCACTATACTGTCATTTTaatattgttggttttcacatgacgtcactaaaattcaaactaaaaaactatcgatcctaccgagattttactttcaagaTGCATTAGAGcaactgaaaactaattttcatacaaattgtcgcttcaaaagggttcttggttttgtgatagggtacgcttgaatttccaagctttttcGTGACGCGGCATcaacatgacggccaagagggctgtcatgtaggttaaaaaaatgacttatttcaggaaattttgctatctaaacagtttatgtattagaaaaagtattactttaatgtctatgagtttctcgaagaataaattcacgcttttgtagcaaaactcggtaacagatgtttctgttagttTCCGTCCGTCATTTTGAAGCTCATCCagcaggtgagcaccagcatggcgtctccatacaaatttctaaaattaagtttgggtaaaacatttcgtcggatatctcgtatacgaaataatcctctgacctgaatcttggggagggtctttgtatatatacctcctttcatttcccagattctggactttatctattgaacggttttgatttttattttgatctattttgaatggcgtaacactgaaaaccagcaataaaggGATCACAAACCAGTTAGTTTTTTTGAGTACTTTTCAGTAACAATTTTCTTCTGTTAGTCTTTTTAAAGAACGAAATGACAGGCAGTCTACCCCCTCATATACTTTAATTCAGGAAATCCCTATATCTTTTCATACCTGAAGCATGAAAAAGGTGTCCCTTTCTGACAGTGCCCCCAGCATAACCCCTTCCCGGGCTTCTAGTCTAAAGCAAATACACTAATTCAAATCTACTGGCTATTAAGGTCCAGTAGTCAGATTATTGATGCACTGTATTTCCTATTATCATAAACATTCCACCATTAACTTGGGACAGTGTACATTGTAACAAGTGGTATTCCCTTATGCACAGCAATTACCACAGGGGTCCTTAAACTAAAGAGAACACCTGTAAATGAGAACTATGTAGTGGTCGGATGGCTATGAATTCATCTTCattataacctgagatcaggctcaattttcgtttcgctttgtaataacattccggcCGGCAAGGCGATAGAATGTacgagaaccgctaaaattgggcctgatcccAGGTTATCTTCATTAATATTACATGATGCTCACTAATAAGTTGAATTAGGGAACCAAATTACTTCATTGTACATTGGTGTAAAATAATatgtgattttcaaaatgggGATTCATCCTCAGTataccaaaaatccttcgtgtgTTGGCGCAAGATGTGCCCTCTGGTGGTACGCGTACGTTTTATAGAAACGATGGCTTGTCAACGACTTGTCAGTGTCGGCAACTTAAACTGAACCCGTTGTCAACGCAACTTAAcatctattgtctaatgaccaatcaGACACCAGCGTTGCTGGTACGTTGCTGGTCGGGAACCCTCACATTTGCGTAAATAAATCGTGGAATTCCTGGCCCAGCACAAGCGGTATTGGTTCTGTTCTTTAAACCTCTTCGCTTCAACCAACAGGTGTTGTTTTTTGGGGGTGAGGTGATCGGAGATTGTGACTCTGTCAAGAACACTATCAGCAGGCAGACCGATATTTGATGAGTTGACTTGAGAGGCACTTTGTCGAGTTTCCATGACACTTGCTTTTGCAAGGCGTCTTACAAATTTGCAGATGATCGGTTTGGGAGCGCCATTTTGCTTCCTCGAGGGGACGCGATAAGCAATGTCAATGTTCGACAGAAACACTTCTCCCCCCATCTCCTGGAATAATTTTACGCACAGGGCGCTTGTTTCAGCTGCGGTTTCACTGCTTTTCTCTGGCAGGCATTAAATTGGTAGCTATATTCCTTAACCTCGTCAATGGCGTTGCCAACACGTGTGACTTCAACGCTAAGCTTATTGAGACGAGGGGCTCAATGCCTTGAGTTGATCAACGACACCAGAATTAGACGCCGACAGGTCGTCGTATTCGTCCCCCAGATATTGTAGACTACGAGATACGGTTTCGTCATTCGAagcattattattgctattaccAGACGTAGCAGCTGCTTCCGCACCAAAGGTAATGGCCGAATTGACCCGAACCTTCTCTTTCAGCTGCGTTATTTCCTTCGAAAGGGCGTCGACCTTATCTTTTAAATCTTGATTTTATGGGTTTGATGACATTTGCTAACCAAATCAAATTCAGAATTTGATTACATTTGCTACCTGAGCGAAAAATTGTACAAGTAACAGTTTGATCAGATTTGCTGCCCAAGCAACTTTGTTCAAAACTTGGCTTTCAACTATATTTGCCCCTACAAGCTAAAGTTTGTGTTTGATGAAATTTGCATACCCTAGaaaatttgttcaaagtttAGGTTTGCTAACATTTACTTCGTGAGCATTTATGTTGAATACAAAAAGTTTGGTTACATTTGCTATGCAAAGCAATCTGGTTCAACTATAAAGATTTGAACACTCATGATAACCCAAGCAAACATTGTTCAAATTACATTTGCTGACATTTGCAAAGTTGCGTAAACGTTCTGAAAATAACAGGTTTGCATGCTTTTACATCTAAAGCAAAAGCTGTGCAAAACAGAAGATTTGCCTACACATTTGAACCATCAGCAAATGACCCTCAAATCCATGGCTGCCCATTATCTTTGCACCAAGAAGTAAATGTTgtgcaaatgtggcatttaccgTCATTGCTACGGATAGCAAAACTAGTGCAACATCAGTCTTTGCTCTTGCGCAAATTTGAGCAAAATTGTGCAAATGTGGTATTTGCTACACGTTTGGTGTAATTTGGCTACCCTcgtaaatccattttttcgtccagtgtaaGGTAGCGCGAAGCACCGCAATCAACTTTTGTCAAAGGACTTTATGATGCTAACTGGTCGCTGAAAAGGGATAGAATTAAAAGCTGGTGTTTTCAGCACTAGGCGAAAACAAGAAGTGCGATTATGGGACAAAACTGAGAGCTCAAGTACTGAGCCGCCTCGGGAAACGGAATAATGACTCGAGGGAGTTACGAGGTTAAGAGAGGGTCGCCAAAatggttcttcaatcccgtaatcccgacccaaaattcgtgcaatcccgtaatcccgagggttatttttggcaCCCCACCTCCCAAGCATACTTTCAATCGCGAAACTCGCCCCTATTTTGCtctaaaatcccgaatcccgagcctCAAATGAGGGAACTCCCGGGTCCCGGAAAACCTATCGAGGACCCTCTTGAGAGTCTCATGTGAAATGTGCGAGAGTGCAAGGGAGAAAACATCGCGCACTTCTAAAAACATATCAAGTAGCTAGACAAAATACGCGAATTTGAGGATAACTCACTAGACTATAATAACATCTGCAGTAATTATTCACTTGTTACTGTAGTAAGTTTTATATCCGGAGGCTTTTCTCCATCAGGTTGTCCGGACATTGCCAAACTATATTTTAAACGAACTTGACCCAACCGTGGACAATTATGGTGGTAGGAGGATTGATTGGTTTAACTGGAACATTTACATGCCTGGGTTTGTTTGCCGTTGTGCGAAGAAGGCGAAACAACTTGGATATGATGTAATTGGACTTCAGCATTACGGTCAGTAGACTTCTATCGCGGGGATGCAGAGACAGGAAGTGTGCGCATGTCTCTCAACGTTAGGAGTGTCGTGTGTTTTAGGGGTCACGTGTTAAGCTAAAGAGCCAGTGTTACACATTTTCAGACCTAAAAATAAGACAACGATTTTATACTTATAGCCATGTTGAAGAACAGCAAAATAGCTTGCATGGAACTCGCTAGGCGCTAAATCCATGCTCAGTCGTTGCCAATATTTAGAGTAAAAGTTAGTCCACGAGCCATGCAAACACGCACACTTATAAAAAGTAGCCGATCTGTTCTAGTGAGTTTAGTCCGGCCTTGGAGTCCAATCGCAATGGTAATCTAGCTTCTGGACAGTGAATTAATAGAAAGGAGGGACAACACTATAttttgaaaacataaaaaatttatCATCATTGAATTTTGGATGAAGCTTCCCTGTTAactatgatatgaagaattatgcagatcaaggATATGACTTATGACACCCTTCTCgatataattcttcatatcatactcagcctcggATATCATACAATAATTGCCCAGTCTTCTCCACAGGCGCTCCGTTTTCCGCGTGGTTTCGCaaagaggcgagcgcgaaacgcgagtgactgttGACGAAGCGCAAGGTTTCTTCTTCCCGCCTTCCTCAGGCGCAAATTTTCATTGAGAGAGACGTCTTGGTACGAGGCAGATAATTGCCTATTACCATCAAAATCATCATGAACATCATTCTAATTAAAATTTGACCACTAATATCAAATTTCATTCAGCGCAGGTGAATGCTGGGCGGGCCACAAGTCCACACACAATTACAGGGCCCTGGGAAAAGCCAATATCGGTGAGTGCATTGGAGACGACTATCAACCCTGCGGAGCCTATGATCGGTATTGCATGGGCAAGACATTCACTAACATGGTGTACGAGCTCGGTAAGTTAAGTATCAATGGTGAGCCAAAACCAATACCAAATGATAGATACTTTGGTTTTCCTAGAAAATATTGATGCTGGACTGTTTTACAACCGTTACATCACTCAAGGATAGGGTCAAGGATAGGGTCAAGGATAGTTTTCTTTTACTCGGAAGCAGTCATAACCAAACTCGCTGCAAAGGTCCCATTATTTCGACCCTAGGTTTTGCGAGTCCCTTTTTCTCATCAAGAGGAGAGACCGTCGGGAAGGAgtagcctgcaccacagacaaaactaaaccTCTGTCTGCGAGCCAGCGCACAAATCCTTGTTTTAGGttcccacctgtgtaccaggagtTAGTGTACGCGCAATTAGTGACCTGTAAAATAAGCCAATGCCGATTTGATGATTAGGTTGAAGGGAACTGATTTGAAACGTGTCTCCGTTAACTCGCTGAGTCGGTTGGGGCCACAGAACAAGAATCTCGGCAAAGCTTGACCGACGTTACTAGCTGAGGTTAAATTACGCTTGCAACATGGGCTATCCCGCGCGAGGCCGGAGAGAGTCGATGTTGTTCTGCAAGCAAACTAATTCTCTGCACAGAATAATTACAggtttttcttcccttttgaGCAATTAAATTTATTCAATATATACCGTTGGTTGTGTTCTTCGGCGCGAATGAAAAAGAAATCTCTTTCAGGAGCTTTTCTCAAAGTCTACCTGAATTTCTCACTTTTTAGcccaacaaaataaacaaaaatactgATACGATATCGTTTATTGCGTCATGTTAGTGGACACGGAATGTAGTCTGCAGTATGAGAAAGTCGGCTGTTACAAGGACATGCATCGTTCCCAGCGACCACTGCCATTCTTCTTAATGAACGATAGAGATGTTTACCACCAGCATTTCAGTGGGAAACTCGTTGATTGGAGGAACTGGGATGTGTACGTGCCAGATTTGGCCTGTAGATGTGCCAAGAAAGCAAAAGCGAAAGGATGGACTTTTTTTGGTCTGCAGTTTTATGGTAAGGATTTTCACTGCTGTAGATCAGTAGTTTTGCATGTACTAATCCGGCGCTTTATAGTTGCAAAACTATTGCCAAGGAACGCAAGCAGTCtcatgcgtcgctcaaaaacgttcatgcttaagctccctaatacaTCAAACACGAGACGCAGAAATCTGGTGGGAATTAAGACGAGTGCAGTATTACAATGGTCCATCAATTCGTGGCCGAAACAACCTTTCACAACTTTCTGCGTATTCTTTTTCCGAAGTACGATTAATCGAACTCACACCTCACACCTCGTATTGGAGGACTTTATTTCCATCAATGATCTTAAAACACCCTTCAAAAGCTTTTGCACTTATCTAAACTAATTTACTAAAGCAGGCCTCCTGCTTCACTTAAAAACGGCCTAAtgaattgatgttttttttttcaggggaaTGTTGGAGTGgagaaaatgttcaaaacacATTTTCTGTAGATGGCCCAGTACGGGCCTGTACAGACCAATGTTTCCAGCCATGTCAGACGTACAGTAAATTTTGCGTTGGTCAGAATTTTGCCAACTTTGTCTATAAACTTAGTAAGTTAGAAAACACGTTTTTCTTGTCGTTTCATCAAGCATAAAGTTTCATTTTGTGATTAAATGACGACACTGGTGGAAAATGACGCGCAGTGCAGCATTTTCAAATAATAGATTGCAAGACTTACAATCCTTTAAAATACATTCTCACTAGCAAAACTCTCTAATTCATCACTGTGATCGTCAAAGGCTCTTACAATTGTACCCTACTGagcgttcttttttttttctataaggaGAACAGGAAGAGACCCAGAAGGCTTGATGCTGGTGTCTTGGAATTTATTAAAATACTTTCACATACCGTCGTGAAAAGCAAAGCCAAACGACAACGATGTGAAATGGAGTTTGTCGTTGACTACGAATTGCTATTGACGCCCCCGCTAGTTGAGTAGAAACgtttcgtttttcttgaatgTCTTTTGCTTTCACAGAGGAGAAAGATTGCGAAATAGAGTTCAGGCCTGTCGGGTGTTACAATGATGTGAGAGATTCACGAGCACTGAGGGAGGAAATCTACAATGAAGTTGACCCCTCAAGTCCAGTATTTGGAGGACAGTTAATTGGCAACTGGACCGCAGACTTCCCTGTGTTCCTTTGCAAGTGTGCGCGGATTGCGAAAGCCAAGAGATACCAGTATTTTGGCGTGAACAGCTTTGGTAGGAAGGAAATCACTGAAATGATGTTATGTTACCTTGGTATAATAAAAGCGACTTCTCGAGTTCTCCCAATCCAGGGAGTTGAAACCAGATGCTTTTAAGGAAACTCGTGGGTGGCTAATGCCATAAAGGTTTAAGTAACAAACAGTCATCCTGCATATTGCAAGGGCTGAACTCTCAGTAGTATCAGTAGGTGACATCTTTCCAATGATCATTAAATGCGATAGATTAGCAGGATTTTTGTCGCAGGATGTTTAATGGCCTTAGCTCCCACGAGTCTCCTGTAGCTCAGAGCATGTGGACAAGTAAGCTGAAAGATATAGATACTCATGTTGGGGaaaatttgaatatatttttgcGAGTCCCTTCTATTAGTAAAACTGGCTGAAAACAAAAGCACCATTCTCAAGTATTCACCAAACCAAACTGATTGACCATAATTAGCTTAAGCAATAACAACGGCTCTGTTAATAAGACAGAAACAAATTGAAAAGTTATTGAGCGAGGATTTTGCCTCGACCTGCTCGGACGTTCAGAGTTTTGCTATATCTCCCCAATGTTTTAGCATTTTTTCCAAGCAACACGTCATATGATCATATCAACGTTTTTGTTGAGACTCTGAACACACAAAGGCAACAGCTGAGTTTGAATCCTTAATATTCCCATTCTTGGAAATTTCGTTTGCATACAGAAAAATCATAGAATTTATTGGAACAATTACAAAGTAGTCTAAGAAGAGGTTATCAATTCCTAGACAGGGAAGTTTTCTAAGGTTCGTGATAAAGCTTAGAAATGGAATGACATGATTATCGCATGAGTATTTTCGAAGCTAAAGAGCTTTTATGAAGCTatgacaggggcggatccaggattttttttaggagggggtgcactcgtctcttgctctacttcaaaaccaataaagcacatagttttttttttctgcggaataccagttgtattagaaaaccgcaggtcatctcaggggggggggggggggtgcgcaccccctgcaccctccccctagatccgctcCTGTATGAGGTAGCTAGTTATCTGTATGGAGTTGTCCTTTGGAGATAATAATGGGATTGACTAGTTTAGGGAACACAAGAGGAGGTTTTTATAGCTATTAGAGAGCGTTTATGAGCTTAAAGATACGCGTGAAAGCCCAGGTCTATGGACCCGTTTGTTTTGTCTCTTACGCCAAAGACTTAAATACTGTTTCAGGTTCCTGTTGGAGTGACGAGGCATCGGAGGGCAGATACAACCTACACGGCATATCTTCCCAATGTTATGACGGTGATATCAAAGGGAAAGAAAATCCGACCCAGTGCCCTGTCGGTTCTAAGCTTTGCTCGGGTGGAGCTGTAACCAGCTATGTTTACACGATTATAAACCGCTGAGGTCAGTAAAACGTGTGCTTGTATGATTTATTCTGTTAGCTTATTACTTTCGAAAACttcttagaccctgtttacatggagtgggggaccccggtctagtggggttaagtttcttttgttttgtgtccgccagagcgtgaaaacaaaagaaacttaccccactagaccggggtcccccactccatgtaaacaggcccttagttatTCAATATACCGAGCAGATGAATAAAAACGTTTATCGGGGTAATGCCAGAAATGAATTAACAAATCAATTGATATGTTAGATTTGATAAAGAGTTAGAATATTTGGTGCgcaaaaaaattgttgataACGTCAAATCGTTGGGCTTGATGATTTTTTCGTGTCACAAAATTCCAAATCCACTCTGCTAGCAGCAGACACCTAGAACCTCAGTGATTTGATCTGTCTTTCATGGATTGTGCGGGGCTCAGTTTAAGTGTATAACCAATTGCAAATACTTGGAACTAGCACGTCACTAATCCATATTCCTCCGAGCGGCATGCAAACTCGTTCGGGTCGCGTAGTTTCTAGTTTTAAGTCACTCGTCTCTTGAAATACATGACCGTGATCATGAAAACATGCCAATAACATTCGAAACtgattcatttttaattttttaatttttttcgattAAGATAAAGTGAAGTAacatttagttttttttcttaactatAGTTCCCGCGTAAAGAATTTTGACTGGAGAGGAATTCTAACCACTGAGAGCAAATTTGGAACATTTGACAGAACGTGTTGATCAAATAGATAAACCATGTAGAACGTGAACAGAATAATAAAGAATCATGACTGTGTTCACTGATCATACTGGTTTATGTTTACGTGTTCTCTCCTACGTATTCCAGTCTGTGAAGATTGACGTAAGACGCCGAatcctcccctccccccgccctCGCCATGATCGGCCGTTGTGATGAACATGGTATCGTTCAGAAGATTCTCATTTTGAACAGTGACTTGAATAATGCTACCAATCCAGCATCGGCTACGCTGATAAGGTTTGGGTTACGGTGGCATAAATTCGTGAAAATGTCaaaccaaattttcttttctccgGGTAACGCTTCATAAAGCTTTTCATGTAGTTAAATTACACTTGGTAATATGGCTGAGATCCCAAGCATAATTTACTTTTTACTGTTTGCTAAAGTGTTCTTCCATAGTCGTCAACAGGTTGGTCTTTGAA from Porites lutea chromosome 6, jaPorLute2.1, whole genome shotgun sequence includes the following:
- the LOC140941895 gene encoding uncharacterized protein, which gives rise to MKVSGTLLLGILYIIGTHAGETNICRIECDVAFTTLGCYRDSVVRTLPNYILNELDPTVDNYGGRRIDWFNWNIYMPGFVCRCAKKAKQLGYDVIGLQHYGECWAGHKSTHNYRALGKANIGECIGDDYQPCGAYDRYCMGKTFTNMVYELVDTECSLQYEKVGCYKDMHRSQRPLPFFLMNDRDVYHQHFSGKLVDWRNWDVYVPDLACRCAKKAKAKGWTFFGLQFYGECWSGENVQNTFSVDGPVRACTDQCFQPCQTYSKFCVGQNFANFVYKLKEKDCEIEFRPVGCYNDVRDSRALREEIYNEVDPSSPVFGGQLIGNWTADFPVFLCKCARIAKAKRYQYFGVNSFGSCWSDEASEGRYNLHGISSQCYDGDIKGKENPTQCPVGSKLCSGGAVTSYVYTIINR